A portion of the Krasilnikovia cinnamomea genome contains these proteins:
- a CDS encoding helix-turn-helix domain-containing protein, whose protein sequence is MTSEPTSFGLRLRQFRQRRGLSVRQLAALSRYGKSYVHDLETGRRVPNPAVARRLDEALDAGGGLVHLAAPHTEPALVHALTLPVAASPADQPMTDEHVQQLHETVKHLVALDTLHGSESLYATAVRAFRNAHRRLATAGAEQAARSDLQVVIAEVGEVAAWLAYDSEHQDISRQIANEAMLIARMAGDSSMQRFLLSHLSMQATYLERGSEALDLANRVIAERPRSRRVVGMMRVRRARALGQLGDGTRALAELQRASGELAGGVGPNDPAWSWWLHSAELAVHEARIRSAAGDGRGSVAASERSVRELPAGQGRDQALYRAWLVSDLVDVGAWRDAGEVAEQLIARSAVAGSARVPRILRRAERRAGRAGAPMWLVDAVREAGEASAPAA, encoded by the coding sequence ATGACCTCGGAGCCCACCAGTTTCGGCCTGCGGCTTCGTCAGTTTCGCCAGCGGCGCGGCCTGTCCGTACGACAGCTGGCCGCGCTGTCGCGCTACGGCAAGTCCTACGTGCACGACCTGGAAACGGGGCGCAGGGTTCCGAATCCCGCTGTCGCGCGGCGTCTCGACGAGGCGCTCGATGCCGGGGGCGGCCTCGTGCATCTTGCCGCGCCCCACACCGAACCGGCACTGGTCCACGCCCTCACCCTGCCGGTGGCCGCGTCACCCGCCGACCAACCCATGACCGACGAACACGTCCAGCAACTGCACGAGACCGTGAAGCATCTGGTCGCGCTGGACACGCTGCACGGCTCCGAGAGCCTGTACGCGACCGCCGTCCGCGCCTTCCGCAACGCCCACCGCAGACTCGCGACCGCAGGTGCGGAACAGGCGGCGCGCAGCGACCTGCAGGTGGTCATCGCCGAAGTGGGGGAGGTCGCCGCCTGGCTGGCCTACGACAGCGAGCATCAGGACATCTCGCGGCAGATCGCGAACGAAGCCATGCTCATCGCTCGGATGGCCGGCGACAGCAGCATGCAACGTTTCCTGCTGTCGCATTTGTCGATGCAGGCCACCTACCTCGAACGCGGCAGCGAGGCCCTAGACCTGGCCAACCGGGTGATCGCTGAGCGGCCCCGGTCACGGCGGGTCGTCGGCATGATGCGAGTACGGCGGGCGCGGGCGCTGGGCCAGCTCGGTGACGGCACGCGTGCGCTGGCAGAGCTGCAGCGGGCCAGCGGCGAGCTGGCCGGCGGCGTCGGACCCAACGATCCCGCCTGGTCGTGGTGGCTGCACTCCGCCGAGCTGGCGGTGCACGAGGCACGGATCCGATCCGCTGCCGGCGACGGTCGCGGATCGGTGGCCGCGTCCGAGCGCTCCGTGCGTGAGCTTCCGGCCGGTCAGGGTCGTGACCAGGCGCTGTATCGGGCGTGGCTGGTGTCCGACCTGGTCGATGTGGGGGCGTGGCGGGATGCCGGCGAGGTTGCCGAACAGCTGATCGCCCGGTCCGCGGTCGCGGGCTCGGCCCGGGTGCCGCGCATCCTGCGCCGAGCGGAACGGCGGGCGGGACGAGCGGGAGCTCCG
- a CDS encoding threonine dehydratase, translating to MITRAELDAAVRLVRPHVPVTPAYRWPLLEQVTGTPTWVKHENATPTGAFKVRGGLVYVARLLAAEPEVRGMISATRGNHGQSLAYAGRAHGVPVTIVVPEGNSPDKNAAMRGFGAELIVYGRDFQEAREYAMRLAEERGLPMVPAFHRDLVAGVATYAAELHEQASELDVVYVPVGQGSGLCANIAVRDLLGRRTEVVAVGAEGAPAYALSFRAGHPVTTPEADTFVDGVATRVPDDEAVAVMLRGAARFVQVSDQATETAMRLLWQTTHQMPEPAGAIALAGLIADTARPDGAAAAVIMTGGNCDGELVRRVVSDS from the coding sequence GTGATCACGCGCGCTGAACTCGACGCCGCGGTGCGCCTGGTGCGGCCGCACGTGCCGGTGACTCCGGCGTACCGCTGGCCGCTGCTGGAGCAGGTGACCGGCACACCTACCTGGGTCAAGCACGAGAACGCCACGCCGACCGGCGCGTTCAAGGTGCGCGGCGGCCTGGTCTACGTGGCGCGGCTGCTCGCGGCCGAACCCGAGGTACGCGGAATGATCTCGGCCACGCGCGGCAACCACGGCCAGTCGCTGGCCTACGCCGGGCGCGCGCACGGCGTCCCGGTCACGATCGTCGTGCCCGAGGGCAACAGCCCGGACAAGAACGCCGCGATGCGCGGGTTCGGCGCCGAGCTGATCGTGTACGGGCGGGACTTCCAGGAGGCGCGTGAGTACGCGATGCGGCTTGCCGAGGAGCGCGGGCTGCCGATGGTGCCGGCGTTCCACCGTGACCTCGTCGCCGGCGTGGCCACCTACGCCGCCGAGCTGCACGAGCAGGCTTCCGAACTGGACGTGGTCTACGTGCCGGTCGGCCAGGGCTCCGGGCTGTGCGCCAACATCGCCGTCCGGGATCTGCTCGGCCGCCGCACCGAGGTCGTCGCTGTCGGGGCCGAGGGCGCCCCCGCGTACGCCCTGTCCTTCCGGGCCGGACATCCGGTCACGACGCCCGAGGCCGACACGTTCGTCGACGGCGTCGCCACCCGGGTGCCCGACGACGAGGCCGTCGCGGTGATGCTGCGCGGGGCGGCCCGCTTCGTGCAGGTCAGCGACCAGGCGACCGAGACGGCGATGCGCTTGCTGTGGCAGACCACGCACCAGATGCCCGAGCCGGCCGGTGCCATCGCGCTCGCCGGCCTGATCGCGGACACGGCACGCCCCGACGGCGCGGCGGCCGCGGTGATCATGACGGGTGGCAACTGCGACGGGGAGCTCGTCCGGCGCGTGGTCTCCGACTCTTGA
- a CDS encoding ArsR/SmtB family transcription factor: MPVPLYQAKAEFFRMLGHPVRIRVLELLQEGPMAVRDLLATIDVERSNLSQQLAVLRRSGIVTATRAADTVMYELAGPDVAELMRAARRILTELLAGQQDLLTELRDVDGVPEQRARTGRAG; the protein is encoded by the coding sequence GTGCCGGTCCCGTTGTATCAGGCCAAGGCGGAGTTCTTCCGGATGCTCGGCCACCCGGTGCGGATCAGGGTCCTGGAGTTGCTGCAGGAAGGGCCGATGGCGGTGCGTGACCTGCTGGCCACCATCGACGTGGAACGCTCCAACCTGTCGCAGCAGCTCGCCGTGCTGCGCCGCTCGGGCATCGTCACGGCCACCCGCGCCGCCGACACCGTCATGTACGAGCTCGCCGGGCCCGACGTCGCGGAGCTGATGCGCGCCGCGCGGCGGATCCTGACCGAACTGCTGGCCGGGCAGCAGGATCTGCTCACCGAGCTCCGCGACGTCGATGGTGTTCCGGAGCAGCGGGCGCGGACGGGCCGGGCCGGGTGA
- a CDS encoding SulP family inorganic anion transporter has protein sequence MSAADLARSLAARTASVLPDRHTLATMGRSPRRDLLAGLTVAIVALPLALGFGISSGAGAAAGLVTAVVAGALAAAFGGSNLQVTGPTGAMTVVLVPIVHQYGVDGVLTVGLIAGVLLIGLALLHAGRWMAYVPVPVVEGFTLGIAAVIALQQIPSALGVPAPSGANPAVVAVRAAGDFAAHPHWATAAITAGVAALMLAGARLRPGIPFSLLAVVAATLLVALADLPVATIGALPAGLPAPSLSFVQAGQVAALLPAALAVAALAALESLMSASAADAMSVSERHDSNRELFGQGVANLAAPLFGGVAATGAIARTAVNVRTGAASRLAALVHAAVLAVIVFAAAPLVAGIPVAALAGVLIATAIRMVEVGSLTALARSGRGEALIIALTAIVTVASTLVNAVVVGLLVAGVLALRQVAQAARLEQVPLHADLPPADHHEEEQALLAEHIVAYRIDGPLLFAAAHRFLLELTEAAQVQVVILRLSRVSALDASGAKVLGDAIDKLTRRGTLVLVSGVRAEHLHRMDALGVLDTLHDTGRIFPNTPQAIAHARAHLQRAGLLSQRT, from the coding sequence GTGAGCGCCGCAGACCTGGCCCGCTCCCTCGCCGCCCGGACCGCGTCGGTGCTGCCCGACCGGCACACCCTCGCCACAATGGGCCGCAGCCCCCGCCGGGACCTGCTCGCCGGGCTGACCGTGGCGATCGTCGCACTGCCGCTCGCGCTCGGCTTCGGGATCTCCTCCGGGGCGGGCGCCGCGGCCGGACTGGTCACCGCCGTGGTGGCCGGCGCCCTCGCCGCGGCGTTCGGCGGGTCGAACCTGCAGGTCACCGGTCCCACCGGTGCCATGACCGTCGTCCTGGTGCCGATCGTGCACCAGTACGGCGTGGACGGTGTCCTCACCGTGGGGCTCATCGCAGGCGTCCTCCTGATCGGGCTGGCGCTGCTGCACGCCGGCCGGTGGATGGCCTACGTGCCCGTCCCGGTCGTGGAAGGTTTCACCCTCGGCATCGCCGCCGTCATCGCACTCCAGCAGATCCCTTCCGCGCTCGGCGTGCCGGCCCCGTCCGGCGCCAATCCGGCGGTGGTCGCGGTCAGGGCCGCCGGGGACTTCGCCGCGCATCCGCACTGGGCCACGGCCGCCATCACGGCCGGCGTCGCCGCGCTCATGCTCGCCGGCGCGCGGCTGCGCCCTGGCATCCCGTTCTCGCTGCTCGCCGTGGTCGCGGCGACCCTGCTGGTCGCCCTCGCCGACCTCCCGGTCGCCACGATCGGGGCACTGCCGGCAGGCCTGCCCGCCCCGTCGCTGTCGTTCGTCCAGGCCGGGCAGGTGGCCGCCCTGCTGCCCGCCGCCCTGGCGGTCGCGGCGCTGGCCGCGCTGGAGTCACTGATGTCGGCCTCGGCAGCCGACGCCATGAGCGTCAGCGAGCGGCACGACTCCAACCGGGAGCTGTTCGGCCAAGGCGTCGCCAACCTGGCCGCCCCGCTGTTCGGCGGCGTCGCGGCGACCGGGGCGATCGCCCGCACCGCCGTGAACGTCCGCACCGGTGCCGCGTCCCGGCTGGCTGCCCTGGTCCACGCCGCCGTACTCGCCGTGATCGTGTTCGCCGCCGCGCCCCTGGTCGCCGGGATCCCGGTCGCCGCGCTGGCCGGCGTGCTGATCGCTACGGCGATCCGGATGGTCGAGGTCGGTTCCCTCACCGCCCTGGCCCGCTCCGGGCGCGGCGAGGCCCTGATCATTGCCCTGACCGCCATCGTCACCGTCGCCTCCACGCTGGTCAACGCGGTCGTCGTGGGCCTGCTCGTCGCCGGGGTGCTCGCGCTGCGCCAGGTCGCGCAGGCGGCGCGGCTGGAACAGGTGCCGCTGCACGCGGACCTGCCGCCCGCGGACCACCACGAGGAAGAGCAGGCCCTGCTCGCCGAGCACATCGTCGCCTACCGGATCGACGGCCCCTTGCTGTTCGCCGCCGCCCACCGCTTCCTGCTGGAACTCACCGAGGCCGCGCAGGTTCAGGTGGTCATCCTGCGGCTGTCCCGCGTCTCCGCCCTGGACGCCTCCGGCGCGAAGGTCCTCGGCGACGCGATCGACAAACTCACCCGGCGCGGCACCCTTGTGCTGGTCTCCGGCGTCCGTGCGGAGCACCTCCACCGGATGGACGCCCTGGGCGTCCTGGACACCCTCCACGACACCGGCCGGATCTTCCCGAACACGCCGCAGGCGATCGCCCACGCCCGCGCGCACCTGCAACGCGCCGGGCTGCTGTCTCAACGAACCTGA
- a CDS encoding DUF4255 domain-containing protein — MLHLLDETLEAFLRAEVPLPARDVDVAFDAPDSDWSAALSSRPTVDLYLWDVRPNLTERDFGEFIVEEEDGRRFRRDPLPRVDCRYLVTAWTSEVRDEHSLLGDVLSTVLLHPVIAAEHVQGVFSAVRPLPGLRLRSGDGSENSDFWSALGGQLKPGLDLVVTVTLDAALRAAAGPPTEKISVRTASGVPTP; from the coding sequence ATGCTGCACCTGCTCGATGAGACCCTGGAGGCGTTCCTGCGCGCCGAGGTGCCGCTGCCGGCCCGCGACGTCGATGTGGCGTTCGACGCGCCCGACTCCGACTGGTCCGCGGCGCTGTCCTCGCGCCCCACGGTCGACCTGTACCTGTGGGACGTCCGCCCGAACCTCACCGAACGCGACTTCGGCGAGTTCATCGTCGAGGAGGAGGACGGCCGCCGGTTCCGCCGCGATCCGCTGCCCCGCGTGGACTGCCGCTACCTGGTGACCGCCTGGACGAGCGAGGTGCGCGACGAGCATTCCCTGCTCGGCGACGTCCTGTCCACCGTGCTGCTGCATCCGGTGATCGCGGCCGAGCACGTGCAGGGCGTGTTCAGCGCGGTGCGGCCGCTGCCGGGCCTGCGGCTGCGCAGCGGCGACGGCAGCGAGAACTCCGACTTCTGGTCCGCCCTGGGCGGTCAGCTCAAACCCGGCCTGGACCTGGTCGTGACGGTCACCCTGGACGCGGCGCTGCGCGCCGCCGCCGGACCACCCACCGAGAAGATATCGGTACGGACGGCCAGCGGCGTCCCGACGCCCTGA
- a CDS encoding ATP-binding protein: MAAPAEPWITLADTLLQREALVCRLADGRPPRDFAGLYVGDEEVERVLAGLPGLDGPGPARVAAVRAGSATGVGRAREAFRAALTGTSRLAALARAAHLSTAEAEVLALVVAVELSPARQRLVAYLQDSVQLPRLTLATLAQIFADDPGHPAERALAPGAGPRRAALARLGGDGPWATLVAEPAARLVWHLRGDASPDPALPPGTVRIPGDAPQRPGGLLLVHGGDRESRLRAVRAHWPGAGLLVCPPPEAAAGWEAVVREATIGNLVVVLELTAPLSAAARDAVSHGAHLDWVLSSAGEQPLEAVPDRPWREIRVGDGEADADDWQRVLGRAPDPAYRLSREQLRLVAAAASADSGQVAPAVRRLAGGHLDGVAVRIRPRRGWDDLILPADETGQLHELSARHLGRDTVYGRWRFSPVPSTGVVALFAGPSGTGKTLAAEVVAGELGLDLYKVDLSAVVSKYIGETEKNLERIFGAAAAGDLVLFFDEADALFGKRSEVSDAHDRYANIEVAYLLQRLETYDGLVVLATNLQRNIDPAFLRRISVAIDFVAPEEPQRRAIWARAFPPTAPLCDLDLDFLARQFKVTGGVISNAALGAAFLAAAEDSPITMRHAVLSMKREFQKLGRLRTEKEFDRYFDLVNRDADAAPAR, encoded by the coding sequence ATGGCCGCACCGGCGGAACCCTGGATCACCCTGGCCGACACGCTGCTGCAGCGTGAGGCGCTGGTCTGCCGGCTCGCCGACGGCCGGCCCCCACGCGACTTCGCCGGCCTGTACGTCGGCGACGAGGAGGTCGAGCGGGTCCTGGCCGGGCTGCCCGGCCTCGACGGCCCCGGCCCCGCCCGGGTCGCCGCGGTCCGCGCCGGCTCGGCGACCGGCGTCGGGCGGGCCCGGGAGGCGTTCCGCGCGGCGCTGACCGGCACCTCCCGGCTGGCCGCCCTGGCCCGCGCCGCGCACCTGAGCACCGCCGAGGCGGAGGTGCTCGCCCTTGTCGTGGCGGTCGAGTTGTCCCCCGCCCGGCAACGGCTCGTCGCGTACCTGCAGGACTCGGTGCAACTGCCGAGGCTCACCCTCGCCACGCTGGCGCAGATCTTCGCCGACGACCCGGGACATCCGGCCGAGCGGGCCCTGGCACCCGGGGCGGGTCCGCGCCGCGCCGCGCTGGCCCGGCTCGGCGGCGACGGCCCGTGGGCCACCCTGGTCGCCGAGCCCGCCGCCCGGCTCGTCTGGCATCTGCGCGGCGACGCGTCCCCCGACCCGGCGCTGCCGCCCGGCACCGTACGCATCCCCGGCGACGCGCCGCAGCGCCCCGGCGGGCTGCTGCTGGTGCACGGCGGCGACCGGGAGAGCCGGTTGCGCGCGGTCCGCGCCCACTGGCCCGGCGCGGGGCTGCTCGTCTGCCCGCCGCCCGAGGCCGCAGCGGGTTGGGAGGCGGTGGTGCGGGAGGCCACGATCGGCAACCTCGTGGTCGTTCTGGAACTCACCGCACCGCTGAGCGCCGCCGCCCGCGACGCGGTGAGCCACGGAGCTCACCTCGACTGGGTGCTGTCGTCGGCGGGGGAGCAGCCACTCGAGGCCGTACCCGACCGGCCCTGGCGGGAGATCCGGGTCGGCGACGGGGAGGCCGACGCCGACGACTGGCAGCGGGTGCTGGGGCGCGCGCCCGATCCGGCGTACCGGCTCAGCCGGGAGCAGTTGCGGCTGGTCGCCGCCGCGGCCTCCGCCGACTCCGGCCAGGTCGCCCCGGCGGTGCGGCGGCTGGCCGGGGGACACCTGGACGGCGTCGCCGTACGCATCCGCCCGCGCCGGGGGTGGGACGACCTGATCCTGCCTGCGGACGAGACCGGTCAGCTGCACGAACTGTCCGCCCGCCATCTCGGCCGCGACACCGTGTACGGCCGGTGGCGCTTCAGCCCCGTGCCCTCCACGGGGGTGGTGGCGCTGTTCGCCGGCCCCTCCGGCACCGGCAAGACCCTCGCCGCCGAGGTCGTCGCGGGCGAGCTCGGCCTGGACCTGTACAAGGTGGACCTGTCCGCGGTGGTCAGCAAGTACATCGGGGAGACGGAGAAGAACCTGGAGCGCATCTTCGGCGCGGCCGCCGCCGGGGACCTCGTGCTCTTCTTCGACGAGGCCGACGCCCTGTTCGGCAAGCGCTCCGAGGTCAGCGACGCCCACGACCGGTACGCCAACATCGAGGTGGCGTACCTGCTGCAGCGCCTGGAGACCTACGACGGGCTGGTCGTGCTCGCCACCAACCTGCAGCGCAACATCGACCCGGCGTTCCTGCGCCGCATCTCGGTCGCCATCGACTTCGTCGCTCCCGAGGAGCCCCAGCGGCGCGCCATCTGGGCCCGCGCCTTCCCGCCCACCGCCCCGCTGTGCGACCTCGACCTGGACTTCCTCGCCCGGCAGTTCAAGGTCACCGGCGGGGTGATCAGCAACGCGGCGCTGGGCGCGGCGTTCCTGGCCGCCGCCGAGGACAGCCCCATCACGATGCGCCACGCCGTGCTCTCCATGAAACGCGAGTTCCAGAAGCTCGGGCGGCTGCGCACCGAGAAGGAGTTCGACCGCTACTTCGACCTGGTGAATCGAGACGCCGATGCTGCACCTGCTCGATGA
- a CDS encoding response regulator transcription factor, producing MAACLQQADFVVRGESATLAPVPVVADLDILVFEYGSTALRRAVRLADGRATRLVATVRDVSEQAVRELVDAGVGAVLPHRTLTPDTLIATVRAVVAGTVALPGDMLARLLLHVTQTSHLGPAGLNARERSVLRLLADGLDTRGIAEDLCFSERTVKNVVHDVLTKLNCRTRAQAVAVATREGVI from the coding sequence ATGGCCGCCTGCCTGCAACAGGCCGATTTCGTGGTCCGCGGCGAAAGCGCCACGCTCGCCCCCGTGCCGGTCGTCGCCGACCTCGACATCCTGGTCTTCGAGTACGGCTCGACCGCGCTGCGCCGCGCCGTGCGGCTGGCCGACGGCCGTGCCACCCGCCTGGTCGCCACCGTCCGCGACGTCAGCGAGCAGGCCGTGCGGGAACTCGTCGACGCGGGCGTCGGCGCGGTGCTGCCACACCGCACGCTCACCCCCGACACCCTGATCGCGACCGTACGCGCGGTCGTCGCCGGCACGGTCGCCCTGCCCGGCGACATGCTGGCCCGGCTGCTGCTGCACGTCACCCAGACCTCGCATCTGGGCCCGGCCGGGCTCAACGCCCGCGAACGTTCCGTGCTGCGGCTGCTGGCCGACGGCCTCGACACCCGGGGCATCGCCGAGGACCTGTGCTTCTCCGAACGCACGGTGAAGAACGTCGTGCACGACGTCCTCACCAAACTGAACTGCCGGACGCGGGCACAGGCGGTCGCGGTCGCCACCCGCGAAGGCGTGATCTGA
- a CDS encoding NlpC/P60 family protein — protein MPRYSAEQIYGFARRAGFSPDEAATMTAIALAESGGNSRAHNPHGEDSRGLWQINGRAHPSFLTKYDLYDPQDNAKAAFEVSRHGRDISPWTVTHGGLGSRYLRHKEEAQSAAIAYGDGAGRGVWTGTAGYGDRVSASTGDGPAGDNAALETLLRVAKAQIGDRYVFGAEVKLKDPNPEVFDCSEFTQWAAYQAGVRIPDGATAQYLDLKEKGLLIPVEKAKDTPGALLFSFDREPRAGDGRTPGAHVAISLGDGKIVEAANRRAGVRESTAGSRFEYAAVLPGISDGSATPLAEPTPPELGVPPLAPAEPAPLPDLGGADSDHDGLSDALERRYGLDPLRADTDADNLTDAQELVTYGTDARKADTDGDQLNDAFELAQGLDPRSPDTDHDGHLDGSLAPAQTDTDLDGLDDALERVLGLDPRLSDSDADGFSDGLEYHSGSNPLDARDNPLMRQPGELPGAEGDVPGAPPGTGQPGTGPALGQTQLLGGRTTGDPHDLP, from the coding sequence ATGCCCAGGTACTCCGCGGAACAGATCTATGGATTCGCGCGCCGCGCCGGCTTCTCGCCGGACGAGGCGGCGACCATGACCGCGATCGCGCTCGCCGAGTCCGGCGGGAACAGCCGCGCGCACAACCCGCACGGCGAGGACTCCCGTGGCCTCTGGCAGATCAACGGCCGGGCGCACCCGAGCTTCCTGACCAAGTACGACCTGTACGACCCGCAGGACAACGCGAAGGCGGCGTTCGAGGTGTCCCGGCACGGCCGCGACATCTCCCCCTGGACGGTGACGCACGGCGGTCTGGGCTCGCGCTACCTGCGGCACAAGGAGGAGGCGCAGTCCGCCGCGATCGCGTACGGCGACGGGGCGGGTCGCGGGGTGTGGACCGGCACGGCGGGCTACGGCGACCGCGTGTCCGCGTCGACGGGCGACGGGCCGGCCGGCGACAATGCCGCGCTGGAAACGTTGCTGCGGGTGGCCAAGGCGCAAATCGGAGATCGTTACGTGTTCGGCGCCGAGGTCAAGTTGAAAGATCCAAATCCCGAGGTATTCGATTGCTCGGAATTCACCCAATGGGCGGCTTATCAGGCCGGGGTGCGAATCCCCGACGGCGCCACCGCCCAATATCTTGATCTTAAGGAGAAAGGTCTGCTGATTCCGGTCGAGAAAGCGAAGGACACCCCGGGTGCCCTCCTGTTCTCGTTCGACCGGGAGCCACGGGCGGGCGACGGCCGCACCCCGGGCGCGCACGTCGCCATCAGCCTCGGCGACGGCAAGATCGTGGAGGCCGCCAACCGGCGCGCCGGGGTGCGCGAGAGCACCGCGGGCAGCAGATTCGAGTACGCCGCCGTGCTGCCGGGCATCTCGGACGGCAGCGCCACCCCGCTGGCCGAACCGACGCCACCGGAACTGGGCGTACCACCGCTGGCCCCGGCCGAGCCCGCGCCGCTGCCCGACCTGGGCGGTGCCGACAGCGACCACGACGGCCTCAGCGACGCCCTCGAACGCCGCTACGGCCTCGACCCGCTGCGCGCCGACACCGACGCCGACAACCTCACCGACGCGCAGGAACTCGTCACGTACGGGACCGACGCCCGCAAGGCCGACACCGACGGCGACCAGCTCAACGACGCGTTCGAGCTGGCCCAGGGGCTCGATCCGCGCTCGCCCGACACCGACCACGACGGCCACCTCGACGGCAGCCTCGCACCGGCGCAGACCGACACCGACCTCGACGGGCTCGACGACGCGCTGGAACGAGTGCTGGGCCTGGACCCGCGCCTCAGCGACTCCGACGCGGACGGTTTCAGCGACGGCCTGGAGTACCACTCCGGCAGCAACCCGCTCGACGCGCGCGACAACCCGCTGATGCGCCAGCCCGGTGAGCTGCCGGGCGCCGAGGGCGACGTGCCCGGCGCGCCGCCCGGCACGGGCCAGCCGGGCACCGGCCCGGCGCTGGGGCAGACCCAGTTGCTGGGCGGCCGGACGACCGGCGACCCCCACGACCTGCCTTGA